The Vescimonas coprocola genome includes a window with the following:
- a CDS encoding PucR family transcriptional regulator yields the protein MSGRIFQNVVLQFKDTTDRTVGVIDAEGTVIACSELTGIGKKWAKYVEAIDSAEGGCIALEGKTFKALPGWGGHFDYAVFATGDDSVGRTVCAMACVALNSAKTYYEEKHDKGSFIKNIISDNILISDIYMRAKELHVAAEVPRGVFVIRPVEGRSEGISLEVVQNLFPDRQNDFVISVGETDVALIHQMPESTTNKDLEKVATTIEEALREDGESRVFVGIGTLALHLRDLAKSYKEAQIAIEVGKVFDTERYVINYENLGIGRLIYQLPTTLCEMFLQEVFKKNPIDALDQETLFTIYKFFENNLNVSETARKLFVHRNTLVYRLEKIKKLTGLDLREFDDAITFKVALMVKKYLTSRGIDA from the coding sequence ATGTCCGGGAGAATTTTTCAGAACGTCGTTTTACAGTTCAAGGATACCACCGATCGCACCGTGGGCGTCATTGACGCCGAGGGTACCGTCATCGCTTGCAGCGAGTTGACGGGTATCGGCAAGAAGTGGGCCAAGTATGTGGAGGCCATCGACTCCGCCGAGGGCGGCTGCATTGCGCTGGAGGGCAAGACCTTCAAGGCGCTGCCCGGCTGGGGCGGACATTTTGACTATGCCGTGTTCGCCACCGGCGATGACAGCGTAGGCCGCACCGTGTGCGCCATGGCCTGCGTGGCCCTGAACTCCGCCAAGACGTACTATGAGGAGAAGCACGACAAGGGCTCCTTCATCAAGAACATCATCTCCGACAACATCCTTATCAGCGACATCTATATGCGGGCCAAGGAGCTGCACGTGGCCGCCGAGGTACCCCGCGGCGTATTCGTGATTCGGCCTGTAGAGGGCCGCAGCGAGGGCATCTCTCTGGAGGTGGTGCAGAATCTCTTCCCCGACCGGCAGAATGACTTCGTCATCAGCGTGGGTGAGACGGACGTGGCGCTGATCCACCAGATGCCGGAGAGCACCACCAACAAGGATCTGGAGAAGGTGGCCACCACCATCGAGGAGGCCCTGCGGGAGGACGGCGAGAGCCGTGTGTTCGTGGGCATCGGTACGCTGGCCCTGCATCTACGGGATCTGGCCAAGTCCTATAAGGAGGCCCAGATCGCCATCGAGGTGGGCAAGGTGTTCGACACCGAGCGCTATGTCATCAACTACGAGAATCTGGGCATCGGCCGCCTGATCTATCAGCTGCCCACCACCCTGTGCGAGATGTTTTTGCAGGAGGTGTTCAAGAAGAACCCCATCGATGCGCTGGATCAGGAGACGCTGTTCACCATCTACAAGTTCTTTGAGAACAACCTGAACGTCTCCGAGACCGCTCGGAAGCTGTTCGTCCACCGGAACACGCTGGTGTACCGGCTGGAGAAGATCAAGAAGCTGACGGGTCTGGATCTGCGGGAGTTTGACGACGCCATCACCTTCAAGGTAGCGCTGATGGTGAAGAAGTACCTCACCAGCCGGGGCATCGACGCCTGA
- a CDS encoding peptidoglycan-binding protein, whose amino-acid sequence MPYPYPVVPETITVHLGAPGESARNVVVPFAQYIKNVASHEIYPTWPESAIRANILAQISYALNRVYTEYYRARGYDFDITSTTRYDQAYVEDGDIFENISRIVDDIFNNYIVRQGSVEPLFAQFCDGVRTRCGGLSQWGSVDLAEEGMTPYEILQYYYGGDINLVMNAPVGGNVASYPGRPLRRGDAGNDVQTLKRQLNRIGKNYPAIPALDDSFVFDEDMEEAVRVFQQIFNLAQDGIVGKATWYKIKQIYNGVKQLSELSSEGLTIPEVQRRYAEDLRLGDSGIDVRTVRFYLAFLGYFLPELPMISLSDDFDQELLDAVYTFQRVYGLPVDGVVGRETWNALQTAYRKVLAELPEDYRQFAGEVYPGRFLVRGDRGEQVALMQERLNQISREDETLPSLVVDGIFGPATQQAVLTLQRQLGFDPTGAVGPVLWSQIITLGEEY is encoded by the coding sequence ATGCCCTATCCCTATCCCGTGGTGCCGGAGACCATCACGGTGCATCTGGGGGCGCCGGGGGAGTCCGCCCGGAACGTGGTGGTACCCTTCGCCCAGTACATCAAGAACGTGGCCTCCCACGAAATTTATCCCACCTGGCCGGAGAGTGCCATCCGAGCCAACATTCTGGCCCAGATCTCCTACGCCCTGAACCGGGTGTACACGGAGTATTACCGGGCCAGAGGGTACGACTTCGACATCACCTCCACCACCCGGTACGATCAGGCCTATGTGGAGGACGGCGACATATTCGAGAACATCAGCCGCATCGTGGACGATATTTTCAACAACTACATCGTGCGGCAGGGCAGTGTAGAGCCGCTGTTCGCCCAGTTCTGCGACGGGGTGCGGACCCGGTGCGGTGGCCTGTCCCAATGGGGCAGCGTGGATCTGGCGGAGGAGGGCATGACACCCTACGAAATTTTGCAGTACTACTACGGTGGCGACATCAATCTGGTGATGAATGCGCCGGTAGGCGGGAACGTGGCCTCCTATCCGGGGCGGCCCCTGCGGCGGGGCGACGCCGGCAACGACGTGCAGACCCTGAAGCGGCAGCTCAACCGCATCGGGAAGAACTACCCCGCCATCCCGGCGCTGGACGACAGCTTCGTCTTTGACGAGGACATGGAGGAGGCGGTGCGGGTCTTTCAGCAGATCTTCAATCTGGCGCAGGACGGCATCGTGGGCAAGGCCACATGGTACAAGATCAAGCAGATCTACAACGGCGTCAAGCAGCTGTCGGAGCTCAGCAGCGAGGGACTCACCATCCCCGAGGTGCAGCGGCGGTACGCCGAGGATCTGCGGCTGGGAGACAGCGGCATCGACGTGCGGACGGTGCGGTTCTATCTGGCGTTTCTGGGGTACTTTCTGCCGGAACTGCCCATGATCTCTCTGTCCGACGACTTCGATCAGGAGCTGCTGGATGCGGTGTACACCTTCCAGCGGGTCTACGGTCTGCCAGTGGACGGCGTGGTGGGCCGGGAGACGTGGAACGCTCTGCAGACGGCCTATCGGAAGGTGCTGGCGGAGCTGCCGGAGGATTACCGGCAATTCGCCGGGGAGGTCTATCCGGGACGGTTTCTGGTGCGGGGCGACCGGGGCGAACAGGTGGCCCTGATGCAGGAGCGGCTCAACCAGATCAGTCGGGAGGACGAGACTCTGCCCAGTCTGGTGGTGGACGGTATCTTCGGCCCCGCCACTCAGCAGGCGGTGCTGACCCTCCAGCGGCAGCTGGGCTTCGACCCCACCGGGGCCGTGGGGCCAGTGCTGTGGTCGCAGATCATTACGCTGGGCGAGGAGTACTGA
- the mgtE gene encoding magnesium transporter: protein MVDYEEELDRYLDEIKELARSKQYARLRDLFLPMEPADIALLLEESGGELMPLLYRLLPKELAAEVFVELESDSQEMLINGFSNTELKEVLDELYLDDAVDIVEEMPASVVIRILDKATPEMRKSINEILKYPEDSTGSIMNMEFLSLKKDMTVEDAFKRIRRIGGELETINILYVTDPTRRLLGVLSVRDLLLAEEDDLIEDIMDPNVVWVSTMDDKEDAAQALSKYGFLAMPVVDLENRLVGIVTVDDAMDVIEEETTEDFEKMAAMLPSDKPYLKAGIFATWRARLPWLMILMLSATFTGMILNHYESALAACLVLNSYIPMLSGTGGNSGTQASVAVIRALSLDEVDFSDILKVLWKELRVSLLCGSCLAAANFVKMQLVDRLLLGNAAVTPVVCLVVCLTIMFVVVFAKCVGCSLPLLAEKIGLDPAVMASPFITTIVDATSLLIYFRFASWLLGI, encoded by the coding sequence ATGGTAGACTACGAGGAAGAGCTGGACCGATATCTGGATGAGATCAAGGAGCTGGCCCGAAGTAAACAGTATGCCCGCCTGCGGGACCTCTTTCTCCCCATGGAGCCTGCCGACATCGCTCTGCTGCTGGAGGAGTCCGGCGGGGAGCTGATGCCCCTGCTGTACCGGCTGCTGCCCAAGGAGCTGGCGGCGGAGGTGTTCGTGGAGCTGGAGTCCGACTCCCAGGAGATGCTCATCAACGGCTTTTCCAACACCGAGCTGAAGGAGGTGCTGGACGAGCTGTATCTGGACGATGCCGTGGACATCGTGGAGGAGATGCCCGCCAGCGTGGTGATCCGAATCCTGGATAAGGCGACGCCGGAAATGCGAAAATCCATTAACGAGATTTTGAAGTACCCGGAGGACTCCACCGGCTCCATCATGAACATGGAGTTCCTGTCCCTGAAAAAGGACATGACGGTGGAGGACGCCTTCAAGCGCATCCGCCGTATTGGCGGCGAGCTGGAGACCATCAACATCCTGTACGTCACCGACCCCACCCGCCGCCTGCTGGGGGTGCTGTCGGTGCGTGACCTGCTGCTGGCGGAGGAGGATGACCTCATCGAGGACATCATGGATCCCAACGTGGTCTGGGTCAGCACCATGGACGACAAGGAGGACGCCGCACAGGCCCTGAGCAAATACGGCTTTCTGGCCATGCCCGTGGTGGATCTGGAGAACCGTCTGGTGGGCATCGTCACCGTGGACGACGCTATGGACGTTATCGAGGAGGAGACCACCGAGGACTTCGAGAAGATGGCCGCTATGCTGCCCTCCGACAAGCCCTATCTGAAGGCCGGTATCTTCGCCACGTGGCGGGCCCGCCTACCGTGGCTGATGATCCTCATGCTGTCGGCCACCTTCACCGGCATGATCCTCAACCACTATGAGAGCGCTCTGGCGGCGTGTCTGGTGCTGAACTCCTATATCCCCATGCTCTCCGGCACCGGCGGTAACTCCGGCACGCAGGCCAGCGTGGCGGTCATCCGTGCCTTAAGTCTGGACGAGGTGGATTTCTCTGACATCCTGAAGGTCCTGTGGAAGGAGCTGCGGGTGTCGCTGCTGTGCGGTTCGTGTCTGGCGGCGGCCAATTTCGTGAAAATGCAGCTGGTGGACCGTCTGCTGTTGGGCAATGCCGCCGTGACCCCCGTGGTGTGTCTGGTGGTGTGCCTGACCATCATGTTCGTAGTGGTATTCGCCAAGTGTGTGGGCTGCTCGCTGCCGCTGCTGGCGGAGAAGATCGGCTTGGACCCGGCGGTGATGGCCAGTCCCTTCATCACCACCATCGTGGATGCCACCAGTCTGCTGATCTATTTCCGCTTCGCTTCGTGGCTGCTGGGCATATAG
- a CDS encoding ABC transporter ATP-binding protein, whose amino-acid sequence MENSPQYVIEMLHITKEFPGIKANDDITLQLRKGEIHALLGENGAGKSTLMSVLFGLYQPEEGEIRKNGQTVKINDPNDATALGIGMVHQHFQLVDVFTVLDNIILGAETTKMGFLQKKEARKKVQELSERYGLAVDLDAKVEDITVGMQQRVEILKMLYRDNEILIFDEPTAVLTPQEIDELLLIMKNLTREGKSILFISHKLNEIMSVADRVTVLRKGKYIGTVNTKDTNKQELSNMMVGRPVQLQVNKDEAHPGDVVLSVKNFTVPSHLHKKDAVHNVSFDVRAGEIVCIAGIDGNGQTEFIHGLTGLDKSSGGSITVCGHDISHYSIHHRGEYISHIPEDRHKHGLVLDFTLEQNLVLQRYKEPQFEKGGFIKRDAVRSYAQQLIEKFDVRSGQGPITVVRSMSGGNQQKAIIARELDRDKPLIVAVQPTRGLDVGAIEYIHSQLVAERDRGKAVLLVSLELDEVMSLSDRILVMYEGEIVGQLDPKKTTVSELGLYMSGAKRDNKGGDEA is encoded by the coding sequence ATGGAAAATTCTCCTCAGTATGTGATCGAAATGCTTCACATCACCAAGGAGTTTCCCGGCATCAAGGCCAATGACGACATCACCCTTCAGCTGCGGAAGGGCGAGATCCACGCCCTTCTGGGGGAAAATGGCGCCGGTAAATCCACGCTGATGTCCGTCCTGTTCGGGCTGTACCAGCCGGAAGAAGGCGAGATTCGAAAAAATGGACAGACAGTAAAGATCAATGACCCCAACGACGCAACAGCGCTGGGGATCGGCATGGTGCATCAGCACTTCCAGCTGGTGGACGTGTTCACGGTGCTGGACAATATCATTCTGGGTGCCGAGACCACGAAGATGGGCTTTCTGCAGAAGAAGGAGGCCCGGAAAAAGGTACAGGAGCTGTCGGAGCGGTACGGTCTGGCGGTAGATCTGGACGCCAAGGTGGAGGACATCACTGTCGGTATGCAGCAGCGTGTGGAGATCCTGAAGATGCTCTACCGGGACAACGAGATCCTCATCTTCGACGAGCCCACCGCCGTGCTGACGCCTCAGGAAATCGATGAACTGCTGCTCATCATGAAGAATCTCACCAGGGAGGGCAAGTCCATCCTCTTCATCTCCCACAAGCTCAACGAGATCATGTCGGTGGCCGACCGGGTCACGGTGCTGCGCAAGGGCAAGTACATCGGCACTGTCAACACCAAGGACACCAACAAGCAGGAGCTGTCCAACATGATGGTGGGCCGCCCCGTACAGCTGCAGGTCAACAAGGACGAGGCCCATCCCGGCGATGTGGTGCTCAGTGTGAAGAACTTCACCGTCCCCTCCCACCTGCACAAGAAGGATGCCGTACATAATGTCAGCTTTGACGTGCGGGCCGGCGAGATCGTCTGCATCGCCGGTATCGACGGCAACGGCCAGACGGAGTTCATCCACGGTCTGACGGGCCTTGACAAGAGCTCCGGCGGCAGCATCACCGTCTGCGGCCACGACATCTCCCACTATTCCATCCACCACCGGGGCGAGTACATCAGCCACATCCCGGAGGACCGCCACAAGCACGGTCTGGTGCTGGATTTCACGCTGGAGCAGAATCTGGTGCTCCAGCGGTACAAGGAGCCACAGTTCGAGAAGGGGGGCTTCATCAAGCGGGACGCCGTCCGCAGCTATGCTCAGCAGCTGATCGAGAAATTCGACGTCCGCAGCGGTCAGGGCCCCATCACCGTGGTCCGCAGTATGTCCGGCGGCAACCAGCAGAAGGCCATCATCGCCCGTGAGCTGGACCGGGATAAGCCTCTGATCGTGGCCGTTCAGCCCACCCGTGGTCTGGACGTGGGCGCCATCGAGTATATCCACAGCCAGTTGGTGGCCGAGCGGGACCGTGGCAAGGCGGTGCTGCTGGTGTCTCTGGAGCTGGATGAGGTCATGAGCCTCTCCGACCGCATCCTCGTCATGTACGAGGGGGAGATCGTGGGCCAGTTGGACCCCAAAAAGACCACCGTATCCGAGCTGGGCCTGTATATGTCCGGCGCAAAGCGTGACAACAAAGGAGGCGATGAAGCGTGA
- a CDS encoding DUF4830 domain-containing protein, producing MKRCLAGLCLLLMLLTACTARPSQTPVTAKDDAARRAWLEQQGWQTEEQPVRTLTVQLSLAGQEDYLALQQEAGLPLADYDGQTVTRCTYTVTNYPGRTGDVQVNLYLCGDVIVGGDIMALGENGFQASLLYPAENT from the coding sequence GTGAAGCGCTGTCTTGCGGGGCTGTGCCTGCTGCTGATGCTGCTGACCGCCTGTACCGCCCGTCCCTCCCAGACCCCGGTGACCGCCAAGGACGATGCCGCCCGCCGGGCATGGCTGGAGCAGCAGGGCTGGCAGACGGAGGAGCAGCCGGTGCGCACCCTGACGGTGCAGCTGTCGCTGGCGGGGCAGGAGGACTATCTGGCCCTCCAGCAGGAGGCGGGCCTGCCCTTGGCGGACTACGACGGTCAGACCGTCACCCGCTGCACCTACACCGTCACCAATTACCCCGGCCGCACCGGAGATGTGCAGGTGAACCTCTATCTCTGCGGCGACGTCATCGTGGGTGGGGACATCATGGCCTTGGGGGAAAACGGCTTTCAGGCATCCCTCCTCTATCCGGCGGAGAACACATAG
- a CDS encoding ABC transporter permease, with product MKHSAATLYQKEGTKKVLASLISILAGLLVGGIAVILVGCFNEKISLSGAWDGFRIIFAGIFSTGRNAAGELTWGFNAVNTGDMLFRATPLIMTGLSVAVAFKTGLFNIGAPGQYLISTMATLMIALSIPSSSVPTWIIWILAFLGGCLAGALWGALPGLAKACLNINEVLACIMTNWVAANLVTWMFDISNFKNTVENTKSGYIYKTSFNGVATPKLGLDKLFPGSQVNAGILVAILLAIAMYILMTKTTLGYELQACGANRHAARYAGIKDKRNIVLSMAIAGALAGAGAALYYLSGNTEFYWSTYQSLPAVGFNGIPVALLALNNPIAVIFAGIFMAMLKIVGQQLTNLTAYNEYITDVIIAVIVYLSAFSLVIRMMLSGRKKKKVVAADTAPIPQSAAVEDQTSLLPEEEKAPVEAAVTDSDNAEGGDQA from the coding sequence GTGAAGCATTCCGCAGCCACTCTGTACCAAAAGGAAGGCACCAAAAAGGTGCTGGCGTCCCTGATCTCCATTCTTGCGGGTCTGCTGGTAGGCGGCATCGCCGTCATTCTGGTGGGCTGCTTCAATGAAAAGATCTCCCTCTCCGGCGCATGGGACGGCTTCCGCATCATCTTCGCCGGCATCTTCAGCACCGGCCGCAATGCCGCCGGTGAGCTGACCTGGGGCTTCAACGCCGTCAACACCGGCGATATGCTGTTCCGGGCCACGCCCCTGATCATGACGGGTCTCTCCGTGGCCGTGGCCTTCAAGACGGGCCTGTTCAACATCGGCGCTCCCGGTCAGTACCTGATCTCCACCATGGCGACGCTGATGATCGCCCTGAGCATCCCCTCTTCCTCCGTCCCCACCTGGATCATCTGGATCCTGGCCTTTCTGGGCGGCTGTCTGGCGGGCGCTCTGTGGGGCGCTCTGCCGGGTCTGGCCAAGGCGTGTCTCAACATCAATGAGGTGCTGGCCTGCATCATGACCAACTGGGTGGCCGCCAACCTTGTGACGTGGATGTTCGACATCAGCAACTTCAAGAACACCGTGGAGAACACCAAGTCCGGCTACATCTATAAGACCAGCTTCAACGGCGTGGCCACCCCCAAGCTGGGGCTGGATAAGCTGTTCCCCGGCTCTCAGGTCAACGCCGGTATTCTGGTGGCCATTCTGCTGGCCATCGCCATGTACATCCTCATGACCAAGACCACGCTGGGCTACGAGCTGCAGGCCTGCGGCGCCAACCGCCATGCCGCCCGCTACGCCGGCATCAAGGATAAGCGCAACATCGTGCTGTCCATGGCCATCGCCGGTGCGCTGGCCGGAGCCGGTGCAGCGCTGTACTACCTGTCCGGCAACACGGAGTTCTACTGGTCCACCTATCAGTCTCTGCCCGCCGTGGGCTTTAACGGCATCCCCGTGGCGCTGCTGGCGCTGAATAACCCCATCGCCGTCATCTTCGCCGGCATCTTCATGGCCATGCTGAAGATCGTTGGCCAGCAGCTGACCAACCTCACCGCCTACAACGAGTACATCACCGACGTCATCATCGCCGTCATCGTGTATCTAAGCGCTTTCTCTCTGGTGATCCGCATGATGCTCAGCGGCCGGAAGAAGAAAAAGGTCGTGGCAGCCGACACGGCTCCCATCCCTCAGAGCGCCGCTGTGGAGGATCAGACCTCCCTGCTGCCGGAGGAGGAGAAAGCACCCGTAGAGGCCGCTGTCACAGACAGCGATAACGCAGAAGGAGGCGATCAGGCATGA
- a CDS encoding O-antigen ligase family protein, producing the protein MWDLSFSALNQDSGFWPRLQRRCYGGFRRLSGLSQRFWLSRAYFPFLLWVALGFAALRQPVYGAMALLGICIWLLVFCRDLLASVTPFLLVFLLSTQRYESLGDFLPCAVLAAPFFAALIWHLMVWPVTFRVGRSATGLLLVSAATLLGGCGILSMHQLLQPLSLYYVGCLGGGMLVFYVLLRSCLTYSKGYDLHRRFAAIFCVLGVCMACLVMLDYAVRWQEFLQVHTTLYLKYRNFATALLLTTLPMSFYLSLKKPAHLLGVAVQAAGLALTGSRSALLFGVALLGLGFVYLVRWGLIPRKAVLPLCVAGAVLAVLVGPELLSLMMDSRMEDGHLFHQGDSVRVQLFLRGITDFLHNPVFGIGLISQRNSDLFTGVEGSMVFYHNSIAQIMGSMGLVGIAAYGVLMRDRIALLRAGKTPFVRALALSYLGMLLISLTNPGEFCPFPNAALMVMVFTLAEEATGDVAVPVGEMLGFRPARRIYLPQK; encoded by the coding sequence ATGTGGGATCTGTCTTTCAGCGCACTGAATCAGGACAGCGGCTTTTGGCCCCGTCTGCAGCGCCGCTGCTATGGGGGCTTCCGCCGTCTGTCCGGCCTAAGCCAGCGGTTTTGGCTCAGCCGTGCCTATTTTCCGTTTTTGCTGTGGGTGGCGCTGGGCTTTGCCGCTCTGCGTCAGCCGGTCTATGGGGCCATGGCCCTGCTGGGGATCTGTATTTGGTTGCTGGTGTTCTGCCGGGATCTGCTGGCGTCGGTGACGCCGTTCCTGCTGGTATTTCTGCTGTCGACCCAGCGATATGAAAGTCTGGGGGATTTCCTCCCCTGCGCCGTGCTGGCGGCGCCGTTCTTTGCGGCGCTGATCTGGCACCTGATGGTCTGGCCCGTCACCTTCCGGGTGGGACGCAGCGCCACGGGGCTGCTGCTGGTGTCGGCGGCCACCCTGTTGGGGGGCTGCGGGATCCTGTCCATGCATCAGCTGCTTCAGCCGCTGAGCTTGTACTACGTCGGGTGTCTCGGCGGCGGGATGCTGGTTTTCTATGTGCTGCTGCGGTCCTGCCTGACTTATTCCAAGGGCTACGACCTGCACCGGCGGTTCGCCGCCATCTTCTGCGTGCTGGGTGTGTGCATGGCGTGTCTGGTGATGCTGGATTACGCCGTGCGGTGGCAGGAATTTCTGCAGGTACATACTACCCTCTATCTCAAGTACCGCAACTTTGCCACGGCGCTGCTGCTGACTACCCTGCCCATGTCCTTTTATCTGTCGCTGAAAAAGCCCGCCCATCTGCTGGGGGTGGCGGTGCAGGCGGCAGGGCTGGCCCTTACCGGCAGCCGCAGCGCTCTGCTGTTCGGTGTGGCGCTGCTGGGACTGGGCTTCGTATATCTGGTGCGGTGGGGTCTCATTCCCCGGAAGGCCGTGCTGCCTCTGTGCGTGGCCGGTGCGGTGCTGGCGGTGCTGGTGGGCCCGGAGCTGCTGTCGCTGATGATGGACAGCCGCATGGAGGACGGTCATCTGTTCCATCAGGGGGACTCCGTCCGGGTGCAGCTGTTCCTGCGGGGCATCACGGACTTCCTGCACAACCCCGTGTTTGGTATCGGCCTCATCAGCCAGCGCAACAGCGACCTCTTCACCGGCGTGGAGGGGAGCATGGTGTTCTACCACAACAGCATCGCCCAGATCATGGGCAGCATGGGTCTGGTGGGCATTGCCGCCTACGGCGTGCTGATGCGGGATCGTATCGCCCTGCTGCGGGCCGGAAAAACGCCCTTTGTCCGGGCGCTGGCTCTGAGCTATCTGGGGATGCTGCTGATCTCCCTGACCAACCCCGGCGAGTTCTGCCCCTTCCCCAATGCGGCGCTGATGGTGATGGTCTTTACTCTGGCAGAGGAGGCCACCGGCGACGTGGCCGTCCCCGTAGGAGAGATGCTGGGGTTTCGGCCTGCACGGCGGATATATCTGCCCCAGAAATAA
- a CDS encoding sulfite exporter TauE/SafE family protein gives MTNRLKYILSGAAAGAVNGLFGGGGGMVLAPALTGWCHMEQKRALATCVAAILPLCLLSAVISLWRQPLDWMQALPYLLGGLGGGFLGGRLFQKVSNLWLRRIFACFLLYGGVRYLL, from the coding sequence ATGACAAACCGTCTGAAATATATCCTGTCCGGCGCTGCCGCCGGGGCGGTGAACGGCCTGTTCGGCGGGGGCGGCGGTATGGTGCTGGCCCCGGCCCTGACAGGCTGGTGCCATATGGAGCAGAAACGGGCGCTGGCCACCTGCGTGGCAGCCATCCTGCCCTTGTGCCTGCTGTCGGCGGTCATCAGCCTGTGGCGGCAGCCACTGGACTGGATGCAGGCCCTGCCCTATCTGTTGGGGGGACTGGGCGGCGGCTTCTTGGGAGGCCGCCTGTTTCAGAAGGTATCCAACCTGTGGCTGCGGCGCATCTTCGCCTGCTTTCTGCTGTACGGCGGTGTGAGGTATCTCCTGTGA
- a CDS encoding DUF1540 domain-containing protein, producing MSKNCTNDGCNCTPNSAIKCSVTNCAHHCQDVDHCGLTSIQVGTHEANPSMDQCTDCQSYRKL from the coding sequence ATGAGCAAGAACTGTACCAACGACGGCTGCAACTGCACCCCCAACTCCGCCATCAAATGCAGTGTCACCAACTGCGCCCACCACTGTCAGGATGTGGATCACTGCGGCCTGACCAGTATTCAGGTAGGCACCCACGAGGCCAACCCCTCCATGGACCAGTGTACCGACTGCCAGAGCTACCGCAAGCTGTAA
- a CDS encoding pseudouridine synthase: protein MERLDKIIAGTGKYSRREVKELVRQGRVIVDGRLASSPEEKVDADAACLLVDGQSLDCRRYTYLMLHKPAGVLSARVDGRQQTVLDLLPPELRKRDLSPVGRLDKDTEGLLLLTNHGELTHRLLSPRYHVDKVYCARVEGVLTAADTAAFAGGMVLADGLECLPAGLELLSPQEALVTLREGKFHQVKRMLAACGKPVTYLKRLSMGPLRLDEALAPGAFRPLAEREIHTLLDICGLNAST from the coding sequence ATGGAGCGCTTGGACAAGATCATCGCCGGGACGGGCAAATACTCCCGGCGGGAGGTAAAGGAGCTGGTGCGGCAGGGCCGGGTGATAGTGGACGGACGGTTGGCCTCCTCCCCAGAGGAAAAGGTGGACGCCGACGCCGCCTGCCTGCTGGTGGACGGTCAGTCACTGGACTGCCGCCGGTACACCTATCTCATGCTCCACAAGCCCGCCGGGGTCCTGTCGGCACGAGTGGACGGACGGCAGCAGACGGTGCTGGACCTGCTGCCGCCGGAGCTGCGCAAACGGGATCTGTCCCCAGTGGGGCGGCTGGATAAGGACACGGAGGGACTGCTGCTGCTGACCAACCACGGGGAGCTGACCCATCGGCTGCTGAGCCCCCGCTATCACGTGGACAAGGTGTACTGCGCCCGTGTGGAGGGCGTGCTGACGGCGGCGGACACGGCGGCCTTCGCCGGCGGGATGGTGCTGGCCGACGGGCTGGAGTGCCTGCCGGCGGGGCTGGAACTCCTCTCGCCGCAGGAGGCGCTGGTGACGCTGCGGGAGGGGAAATTCCATCAGGTGAAGCGGATGCTGGCCGCTTGCGGAAAACCGGTGACGTACCTGAAGCGGCTTTCCATGGGGCCGCTGCGGCTGGATGAAGCGCTGGCGCCAGGGGCCTTCCGGCCCCTGGCCGAGAGGGAGATACACACCCTTCTTGACATATGTGGGCTGAATGCCTCGACATAA
- a CDS encoding TSUP family transporter encodes MTAWLLPLAVGFATGILSAWGVGGGTLLLLCMTLLLGVDQRTAQTINLLYFLPTAGMGLLSHGKSGLLEKSVLRSAIPAGLIAAALAAWLSFSVDTELLRRPFGVYLLAAGICILLQKPTKP; translated from the coding sequence GTGACGGCGTGGCTGCTGCCGCTGGCGGTGGGCTTCGCCACCGGTATCCTCTCGGCGTGGGGCGTCGGCGGCGGGACCCTTCTGCTGCTGTGCATGACGCTGCTGCTGGGGGTGGATCAGCGCACCGCCCAGACCATCAACCTGCTGTACTTCCTGCCCACCGCCGGTATGGGGCTGCTGTCCCACGGGAAAAGTGGCCTGCTGGAAAAGTCGGTGCTTCGCAGCGCCATCCCCGCCGGACTGATAGCGGCAGCGCTGGCGGCATGGCTGTCCTTCTCTGTGGATACAGAGCTGCTGCGCCGCCCCTTCGGCGTCTATCTGCTGGCGGCGGGTATCTGTATCCTTTTGCAAAAGCCCACCAAGCCGTGA